In Marivirga salinae, a single window of DNA contains:
- a CDS encoding c-type cytochrome, which translates to MSLKTYITRLSFIAFLLVSFLSLPNNAFAQDGELPTSEEAIANGEKLFKNNCAVCHQVQNKMIGPALKNVYERRELPWLLNFIKNSQKVIQGGDEYAVNLYNEYGKAVMPSFDYFADEEIKSILGYIKYQTENPPQEATADTGGTSTEAGAGGGGIPSEYLTLIIVGFVVVLILILIVLVLIVTVLTKFINQKEDIDERDREFVNQKLNLNKLVRSNGFLFFVILIFTAVVAKTVIDGLYTVGVQQGYQPTQPIAFSHEIHAGQYEIECQYCHTGVMNSKSANIPSANICMNCHSSIKNVGGESGFSPEIKKIYDALGYDEESGDFIGENEKPIEWVRVHNLPDLAYFNHSQHVNVGEIECQTCHGPIEEMAVVKQWSTLTMGWCINCHRETKVNAKGNAYYDQLVEAHDGGDLKVVDIGGLECAKCHY; encoded by the coding sequence ATGTCCTTGAAAACGTATATTACTCGCTTATCTTTTATAGCATTCCTATTAGTGAGTTTTTTATCATTACCTAACAATGCTTTTGCACAAGATGGCGAATTGCCTACAAGTGAAGAGGCAATAGCCAATGGTGAAAAACTATTTAAAAATAATTGTGCTGTTTGTCACCAAGTCCAAAATAAAATGATTGGACCTGCTCTTAAAAACGTTTACGAAAGAAGAGAGTTGCCATGGTTATTGAATTTTATTAAAAATTCTCAAAAAGTAATCCAGGGTGGAGATGAATATGCTGTTAACCTTTATAATGAATATGGAAAGGCAGTAATGCCTAGCTTTGATTACTTCGCAGATGAAGAAATCAAAAGTATTTTAGGTTATATTAAATATCAAACTGAAAATCCACCTCAGGAAGCAACTGCTGATACAGGAGGAACTTCTACTGAAGCAGGAGCTGGTGGAGGAGGTATTCCATCAGAATATCTAACCCTTATCATTGTTGGTTTTGTGGTTGTTTTGATCTTGATCTTAATCGTTTTGGTTTTAATCGTAACGGTATTGACCAAATTCATCAATCAAAAAGAGGATATTGATGAGAGAGATAGAGAATTTGTAAATCAAAAATTAAATCTTAACAAATTGGTGAGAAGCAATGGCTTCTTATTCTTTGTGATTTTAATATTTACAGCCGTTGTCGCAAAAACAGTAATTGATGGTCTTTATACTGTAGGGGTTCAGCAAGGTTACCAGCCTACGCAGCCGATTGCTTTCTCTCACGAGATTCATGCGGGCCAGTATGAAATTGAATGTCAGTATTGCCATACAGGCGTAATGAATAGCAAAAGTGCTAACATCCCATCAGCTAACATCTGTATGAACTGCCATTCTTCAATAAAGAATGTTGGCGGAGAAAGCGGTTTTTCTCCTGAAATCAAAAAAATATATGACGCCTTAGGTTACGATGAAGAGTCTGGTGACTTTATTGGCGAAAATGAGAAGCCAATTGAATGGGTAAGGGTACATAACCTTCCTGATTTGGCTTATTTCAACCACTCTCAGCACGTGAATGTAGGCGAAATTGAATGTCAAACTTGTCATGGTCCTATTGAGGAAATGGCAGTAGTAAAACAATGGAGCACATTGACTATGGGATGGTGTATTAACTGTCACAGAGAGACTAAAGTAAATGCAAAAGGTAATGCATATTACGATCAATTAGTCGAGGCACATGATGGTGGCGACTTGAAAGTAGTAGATATAGGCGGTTTAGAATGTGCAAAGTGTCATTATTAA